CGGCCCGCCGAGACGCAGATCGTGGGGTGGGCGTCCGCCGAGTTGTCCAGGACCGTCCGGAGCTTCTTGCGCTGGCCAAGGGGGGAGATACCGCCCCTGACGTAGCCCGTCGTGCGTTCCGCGAGCGTCGGGTCCGCCATCGACGCCCGTTTGCCGGACACCGCCGTCGCCAGCGCCTTCAGGTCGAGCCGGCCCGCCACCGGGACCACCGCGACCGTCAGGATCCCGTCCACGTCCGCCACCAGGGTCTTGAAGACGCGCTCCGGCGACACCCCCATCGCCTCGGCGGCCTCCTCGCCGTACGAGGGGTGCGCGGGGTCGTGCTCGTACGCGTGCACCGTGTACGTGACGCCCGCCGCCGTCAGCGCCACCGTCGCCGGAGTTCCGCCCGGCTGTTGCTGCTTCTTCTTCGCCATCCCGGGTCCTGCTCCCCCTCAGTTGAGACTTGTCGGGCCGCGCGTCAGTTCCGACGCCGGCAGGGACGGGAGACCGCGGATGATCGCCGTCTCGGTGCGCAGGAGCCTCAGTTCCTCGCGGAGGCGGGACGACGTGTCCGGGGCCTGGAGCAGGCGCTGCTTCGACGGGGTGTCCAGCATCATCGCCGCCGCCACCAGATACGACACCACCGACGGTTCGTCGGGGAGGTCGGCGCCCGTCGACAGGGAGCGTTCCCGCGCGCCCGCCAGGCGTTTCTGGTACTGGTGGAAGGCCCTCAGGACGCCTTCCGCCAGCGCGCCCGCCCCGTCGCCGGCGGATTCCTCCAGCTCCTCCAGCTCAGCCGTCAGGAACGGACCGGACGCCTCCACGGACACCAGCCGTACCCGGGTCGTACCGGTGGCCAGTACCTCGTACGTGCCGTCCGCGCGTTCCCTGATCGTCGCCGCGTCCGCCACGCACCCCACGGAGTGGAACGCCTTGACCGGGTCGTCGCCGAAGCCCGCGGTGGGCCCGCGTTCGGGCACCGCCGTCTGGTCGGGCAGGCCCTGTGCGCTGGGCGCCACCTCGTGGCCGTCGCGGATCGTCACGACGGCGAACCGGCGTGGTTCGTCCTCGGGGGTCTTCAGAAGTTCGCGCATCATGGCGCGATATCGCTCCTCGAAGATGTTCAGCGGGAGGACGAGTCCCGGGAACAGCACCGAGTTCAGCGGAAAGAGCGGCAGCCGGACGATGGTCACGTCGGGAGAGCCTAATGGTCGCCGGAGTGTGCGCGTCCGCCCTGCTCACTCAGTGGATGACCGGCGCAGGCCGCGCAGCGGGCGGCGGGCGCGTTCCGGCGGACCTCCTCGCGTGCTTCGAGGAACCTGCCGAGGGGGTCGTCCGAGAACCGGTCCCAGGGGAAGGAGGCGGCGTACGGGCCGGTCAGGCGCAGCTGGAGGAGGGCGTCCTGCCAGCGGTCGAGCCCCACCAGGACGTACGTCAGCAGGTTGCGCAGCTCGGCCGGCCAGGGGTCCGCCGCCGGGTGCGTCGCCGACAGCGCGACCCCGGCGTCCGCCGCCGCGTCCAGACGGGCCCGGCCCACCACCGTGCTGCCGTCGCTCTCGGTCAGACAGGCGAAGGCGGCATGCAGGGGCAGCGCCTGGACGAGCGAGCCGGGCAGGGCGTCCTGCGCGGCCCGCTCGGCGAAGTCGAAGCACTCACGGTGCGAGCCGCGTCCGCCCGGGGACCGGAACGGGCTCGTGGACAGGTACTGGAGCGCCGCCACATGGCAGCCGTAGTGGTGCGGTGAGCGGCGTACGGCCTCGCCCCACAGCCGCTCGAACTCGCGGTGGTCCGTGTCGCTGCCCCGGGCCCGGTCCAGGGCGATGCGCCAGGGCACCGGGTCGCGCGGGTCGCCCGCGGCGGCGGCCTCGACCAGCGGGCCGGTCTGCTGGAGGAGCTCCGCGCGGGCCGGGGAGGCCCAGGCGCGGGTCACCGCCAGTTCGGCGCCGACGAGCAGCGCGTCCGGGTCGTGCGGGGCGTCGGCGCGCCAGGACGTGAACCACTCGGCGCGGGAGTGCGCGAACGCGGCCAGCCGGATCACGTACCGGTCGCGGTTCTCCCACTCGGCCCTGGCGCGGGTGGCGGCCAGCAGTTCGGCCGCCGGTCCGTACTCGCCCCGGCCCGCCGCGACGAGCACGGGACCGAGGCGGGCGTCGGGCGCGTCGAGCAGTACCTCGTCGTCGGCTGGCAGTCCGGCGGCGGCGAGGCGTGGAGACGGCGGAGTGTTCCGTTCCGCCCTGGTGGCACGGAGGAACGCACGCAGCGAAGCCATGGTGTCGACCATTGAAAGGCGCAGGTCGGGGTCGCGCCAGAGCAAACGCGCACCCTGTTTTTAGTTGTACGGTCCGACGTGAGGGGATGGTGAAGAAAAATGAGCCTCGCTCAGTTTCTGCGCAGCAGCCGGGTCGCTCCCGCCGCCACCGTCGTCGCCAGGACCCAGCCCAGCATGATGATCGCCGCGGCCAGCCACTGCCAGCCGCCGCGCAGCTGCCAGAAGCCGACCTGGCCCAGGTCGATCACCGGGAGCAGCAGGTCGAGGGCGAAGAGGGAGGGGTTCCACGGCGGGTGCTCCCCGCTCTTGAGCGGCGGATGGCTCGCGTGCGCGAACGCCACCGACGTCGCCGCCCAGAGCACCGCCATCCATACGGCCGCCCGGCCGGGCCGGTACCCGTAGGCGA
The DNA window shown above is from Streptomyces sp. NBC_01451 and carries:
- a CDS encoding LON peptidase substrate-binding domain-containing protein produces the protein MTIVRLPLFPLNSVLFPGLVLPLNIFEERYRAMMRELLKTPEDEPRRFAVVTIRDGHEVAPSAQGLPDQTAVPERGPTAGFGDDPVKAFHSVGCVADAATIRERADGTYEVLATGTTRVRLVSVEASGPFLTAELEELEESAGDGAGALAEGVLRAFHQYQKRLAGARERSLSTGADLPDEPSVVSYLVAAAMMLDTPSKQRLLQAPDTSSRLREELRLLRTETAIIRGLPSLPASELTRGPTSLN
- the ybaK gene encoding Cys-tRNA(Pro) deacylase; amino-acid sequence: MAKKKQQQPGGTPATVALTAAGVTYTVHAYEHDPAHPSYGEEAAEAMGVSPERVFKTLVADVDGILTVAVVPVAGRLDLKALATAVSGKRASMADPTLAERTTGYVRGGISPLGQRKKLRTVLDNSADAHPTICVSAGRRGLEVELSPADLTSLTEAVSARIARA